The following are from one region of the Coffea eugenioides isolate CCC68of chromosome 2, Ceug_1.0, whole genome shotgun sequence genome:
- the LOC113761837 gene encoding AP-3 complex subunit sigma yields MIKAVIVMNDQGKPRLVKFYSFQAVEKQHELIRSIYGVLCSRANNVSNFIKVDSLFGPDARLVYKTFATLYFIFVFDSSENELAMLDLMQVFVETLDKCFHNVCELDIIFNFNKVHSILDEIILGGQVLETNSSEVAKAAEEISKMEKHANSVTLVPSISGWSNR; encoded by the exons ATGATTAAAGCTGTGATTGTGATGAACGACCAAGGCAAGCCTCGCCTCGtcaaattttattcttttcaG GCAGTGGAGAAGCAGCATGAGCTGATTCGGAGCATTTACGGAG TTTTATGCAGTCGAGCCAACAATGTGAGCAATTTCATTAAGGTGGATTCGCTGTTTGGACCT GATGCACGACTTGTGTACAAGACTTTTGCCACGCTATACTTCATATTTGTATTTGATAGTTCTGAGAATGAGCTTGCCATGCTGGATCTCATGCAAG TTTTTGTGGAGACACTGGACAAATGCTTCCATAATGTATGTGAGCTTGATATAATCTTCAATTTCAACAAG GTCCATTCAATTTTAGATGAAATCATTTTAGGAGGTCAAGTTCTTGAGACCAATTCTTCAGAAGTTGCAAAGGCAGCTGAAGAAATCTCAAa GATGGAGAAACATGCAAACTCCGTTACGTTAGTTCCATCCATTTCTGGTTGGAGCAATAGATAG
- the LOC113760455 gene encoding glycine-rich RNA-binding, abscisic acid-inducible protein-like has protein sequence MAATDVEYRCFVGGLAWATTDQTLGDAFSQYGEIIESKIINDRETGRSRGFGFVTFRDEQAMRDAIEAMNGQNLDGRNITVNEAQSRGSGGGGGGGGFRGPRREGGGGGYGGGRREGGYGGGGGYGGGRREGGYGGGDRGYGGGGGSRYSRGGGASDGNWRS, from the exons ATGGCCGCCACAGATGTTGAATACCGATGCTTCGTCGGTGGGTTGGCTTGGGCCACCACCGACCAAACTCTCGGAGACGCTTTCTCTCAGTACGGCGAAATCATCGAATCGAAG ATCATTAACGATCGCGAGACTGGGAGATCCAGGGGATTCGGGTTCGTGACCTTCAGGGATGAGCAAGCCATGAGGGATGCGATTGAGGCGATGAACGGCCAGAATCTCGACGGGCGTAACATCACGGTCAACGAGGCTCAGTCACGCGGCAGCGGCGGGGGCGGAGGCGGAGGCGGATTCCGCGGCCCACGCCGTGAGGGTGGAGGTGGTGGCTACGGAGGTGGCCGTCGCGAGGGAGGATACGGCGGTGGAGGTGGCTACGGTGGTGGCCGTCGCGAAGGTGGTTATGGAGGTGGTGACCGTGGCTACGGCGGCGGTGGCGGGTCTCGTTACTCCAGAGGCGGTGGTGCTTCAGACGGAAACTGGAGGAGTTAA
- the LOC113763741 gene encoding probable LRR receptor-like serine/threonine-protein kinase At2g16250, whose translation MVDRRSKVVLVCFVVLSLLFNFTLEQQQQLLSSRLERLALLKLRSSLGLRAREWPIKSDPCSRWAGIQCQNGRVTRINISGFKRTRIGSQNPQFSVDALRNFTFLASFNASNFALPGAIPQWFGFALASLQVLDLRSCSIGGSIPASFGNLSSLTSLYLSGNTITGVVPSTLGNLLRLAVLDLSQNSLTGIIPPTFSGLRNLTSLDMSSNYLTGGIPPGIGSLARLKFVNFSGNSLSSSIPAQLGDLSGLVDLDLGSNSLVGSVPSDLRGLRNLQRLDIGNNFLSGSLPGNLFPALNQLQYLVLSHNGFTGGLPDALWTMSRLQVFDASRNNFTGTLHNLTSSVNGTTAVFNLSQNLFYGGLGSVIRRFAFTDLSGNYFQGTLPDYARSKVSLGKNCLQQLSNQRTAQECESFYAERGLIFDNFGLPNSTQTPTQSRKKSHRTVIILAAVLGGAALIVLLVILLILLIVCGRRRDATNQRGTGVGPVPADASPPSPGMSLNFTSLGDAFTYQQILHATGEFGDENLIKHGHSGDIFRGILEGGIPVVIKRFDLRSVKKEACMLELDFFSKVSHPRLVPLLGHCLENENEKFLVYKYMPNGDLSSCLFRKTNSDDDSLQSLDWITRLKIAIGAAEGLSFLHHECSPPFVHRDIQASSILLDDKFEVRLGSLSQVCAQEGDNHQNRITRLLRLPQTSEQGTSGTPNATCAYDVYCFGKVLLELVTGKLGISASGDAGMKDWLEQTLPYISIYEKELVTNIVDPSLIIDEDLLEEVWAMAVVAKSCLNPKPSRRPLMRYILKALENPLKVVREEHTSSARLRTTSSRSSWNAALFGSWRHSSSDVAAIPVAPANKMEGGSSFKQSGTTGSQGSGHNGEGGHSSSTRRQSREIFPEPMNVQDVERPNED comes from the exons ATGGTGGATCGGCGGAGCAAAGTGGTTTTGGTCTGTTTTGTGGTTTTGTCCTTATTGTTTAACTTTACATTAGAACAGCAGCAGCAATTGTTGAGTTCTCGACTTGAGAGATTGGCTTTACTTAAATTGAGATCTTCATTGGGTTTGAGAGCTAGAGAATGGCCTATAAAGTCTGACCCTTGTTCACGTTGGGCTGGTATTCAATGCCAGAATGGACGTGTTACTAGGATCAATATCTCTGGTTTTAAGCGTACTCGTATTGGAAGTCAAAACCCTCAATTTTCAGTTGATGCCCTCCGGAACTTCACCTTTTTGGCTTCCTTTAATGCGTCCAATTTCGCGCTTCCAGGCGCAATTCCTCAATGGTTTGGTTTCGCACTTGCCTCTCTACAAGTGCTTGATCTTAGGTCTTGCTCAATTGGTGGTTCTATTCCTGCAAGTTTTGGCAATTTGAGTAGCTTAACTAGCTTGTATTTATCTGGAAATACTATTACAGGGGTAGTTCCATCAACTTTGGGTAATTTGTTACGCCTTGCGGTTCTTGATCTTTCGCAAAATTCTCTAACTGGCATCATTCCTCCGACTTTTTCTGGTCTAAGAAATCTTACTTCGCTTGATATGTCATCAAATTACTTAACTGGGGGCATCCCTCCTGGTATTGGAAGTTTAGCTAGGTTGAAGTTCGTGAATTTTTCTGGGAATAGTTTGTCTTCTTCGATACCCGCCCAACTCGGTGATCTTTCCGGTCTGGTTGACCTTGATCTTGGATCCAACTCTTTAGTGGGGTCCGTGCCTTCAGACTTGAGAGGTTTAAGGAATTTGCAGAGACTTGATATTGGGAATAATTTCCTCTCAGGATCGTTGCCTGGGAATCTGTTTCCTGCTTTGAATCAGTTGCAGTATCTGGTGTTGAGTCATAATGGCTTTACTGGTGGTCTTCCTGACGCACTGTGGACAATGTCTCGCTTGCAAGTTTTCGATGCCTCCAGAAATAACTTTACTGGTACACTGCACAATCTTACTTCAAGTGTTAACGGCACAACTGCAGTGTTTAACTTATCTCAGAATCTGTTTTATGGAGGTCTCGGTTCTGTGATTAGGAGGTTTGCTTTTACTGATCTTTCTGGTAATTATTTCCAAGGTACGCTTCCAGATTATGCCAGAAGCAAAGTGTCTCTTGGCAAAAATTGCCTCCAACAACTGTCAAATCAAAGGACTGCACAAGAATGCGAATCATTTTATGCAGAGAGGGGTCTAATATTTGATAACTTTGGACTGCCAAATTCAACTCAAACTCCTACTCAATCACGCAAGAAGAGTCACAGAACTGTTATCATATTAGCTGCAGTTTTGGGAGGAGCCGCACTTATTGTGCTCTTGGTGATTTTGCTTATACTTTTGATTGTTTGCGGTCGCAGGAGGGATGCAACGAATCAAAGAGGCACTGGTGTTGGCCCTGTTCCTGCAGATGCAAGCCCTCCATCTCCAGGAATGTCTTTAAACTTTACCAGCTTGGGAGATGCATTTACATATCAGCAGATTCTCCATGCCACAGGTGAGTTTGGTGATGAGAATCTCATCAAACATGGCCATTCTGGTGATATTTTCCGGGGTATTCTTGAAGGAGGAATTCCAGTGGTAATTAAAAGATTTGATTTACGCTCAGTCAAGAAAGAAGCATGCATGTTGGAACTAGACTTTTTCAGCAAGGTTTCTCATCCCAGGTTGGTCCCTCTCTTGGGACATTGCTTAGAGAATGAGAATGAAAAGTTtctagtttacaaatatatgcCAAATGGAGACTTGTCAAGTTGTTTATTCAGGAAAACCAATTCAGACGATGACAGTTTACAATCTCTTGATTGGATAACTAGACTGAAAATTGCTATAGGAGCTGCGGAGGGCCTTTCTTTTTTGCATCATGAATGTTCCCCACCCTTTGTTCATAG AGATATACAAGCAAGCAGCATTCTTCTTGATGATAAATTTGAAGTGCGGTTAGGGAGCTTAAGTCAGGTCTGTGCTCAAGAAGGGGACAATCATCAAAATAGAATCACCCGGTTGCTGCGGTTGCCACA GACATCAGAACAAGGCACCTCTG GTACCCCCAATGCTACATGTGCCTATGATGTTTATTGCTTTGGGAAGGTCTTGCTTGAGCTTGTAACAGGCAAGCTAGGTATCAGTGCATCTGGTGATGCTGGGATGAAGGACTGGCTGGAGCAGACGCTACCCTACATCAGTATATATGAAAAAGAACTGGTGACAAATATTGTTGACCCATCGTTGATAATAGACGAAGATCTATTAGAGGAAGTATGGGCCATGGCTGTTGTTGCCAAGTCTTGCCTGAACCCCAAGCCCTCGAGACGGCCCCTGATGAGATATATTCTTAAAGCTCTGGAAAATCCTCTGAAAGTGGTTAGGGAAGAACACACTAGCTCAGCAAGGCTAAGAACAACTTCCTCGAGAAGCTCATGGAATGCTGCTCTATTTGGTAGCTGGCGGCATAGCTCTTCAGATGTGGCAGCTATACCAGTGGCACCGGCTAACAAAATGGAAGGTGGGAGTAGCTTTAAACAGTCGGGTACAACTGGTTCTCAGGGAAGTGGTCATAATGGCGAAGGAGGCCATTCATCCTCAACTAGGAGGCAGTCCAGGGAGATTTTTCCTGAACCGATGAATGTCCAAGATGTAGAAAGGCCAAATGAGGATTAG
- the LOC113760480 gene encoding probable LRR receptor-like serine/threonine-protein kinase At2g16250 isoform X2 — protein sequence MSRIYDNWERLVKATLRREDFRLSSMSTPSEVSLASSFSTSTFTSFDLRPSSFNFSGLLVGDSFKYHQILQATDNLSEANLIKHGHSGDLYYGVLEGGVQVVVKKINLPSAQRGSYYFISELEILHKISHPRMVPLLGYCSENMNNDFLVYEYMPNKDLSSYLRRETGDDHGQLASLDWITRLKIAIGAAEGLCYLHHDCDPPIVHSILLDDNFEVRLGSLSEVCAAAETDPRETRFARFLRLPKAMRAGQSTSGASNATCADDVYCFGKLLLQLVTGKLRLNAATDFPDTIPPIGRPKNWKDLTLRIYDKELLRKAMDPSFIMAEDLFMEVWAVAIVARACLNPKPSRRPQMLQVLKALRTGKITDDAFLEMTRIIQSYQTFLGPISPQFDTGQF from the exons ATGTCTAGAATTTACGATAACTGGGAGAGGCTGGTCAAAGCCACCCTGCGGAGAGAGGATTTTCGGCTGAGCAGTATGAGTACGCCCAGTGAAGTCTCCTTGGCGTCCTCCTTCTCCACCTCCACCTTCACCTCTTTCGATCTCAGGCCTTCATCTTTCAACTTCTCCGGCTTGTTAGTGGGGGATTCATTCAAGTATCACCAAATTCTCCAAGCCACAGATAACTTGAGCGAAGCCAACCTAATCAAGCACGGCCACTCTGGGGATCTGTACTACGGAGTTTTAGAAGGCGGGGTTCAAGTGGTAGTCAAGAAAATTAATCTGCCGTCGGCCCAGAGAGGATCGTACTATTTCATATCAGAATTAGAGATTCTCCACAAGATTTCTCATCCTAGAATGGTCCCTTTGCTGGGGTACTGCTCGGAGAATATGAACAACGACTTCCTGGTTTACGAGTACATGCCTAACAAGGACTTGTCCAGTTATTTGCGTAGAGAGACTGGAGATGACCACGGCCAATTAGCATCCTTAGATTGGATAACAAGATTGAAGATTGCAATTGGAGCTGCTGAGGGTCTGTGTTACTTGCACCATGACTGTGATCCCCCGATTGTTCATAG CatccttcttgatgataattttGAAGTGCGGCTCGGAAGTCTTAGTGAGGTTTGTGCAGCTGCGGAAACCGACCCCAGAGAGACGAGGTTTGCCAGGTTCCTACGGTTGCCAAA GGCCATGCGGGCTGGACAAAGCACTTCCG GTGCATCTAATGCCACGTGTGCGGACGATGTTTATTGTTTTGGTAAGCTTTTGCTTCAGCTGGTCACCGGCAAGCTCCGCTTGAATGCGGCCACCGATTTCCCGGACACCATCCCTCCAATTGGTCGACCCAAGAATTGGAAAGACTTGACATTGCGAATCTACGATAAGGAGCTTCTTCGCAAGGCTATGGACCCGTCTTTCATCATGGCAGAGGATCTCTTCATGGAAGTATGGGCGGTGGCTATAGTTGCCCGGGCCTGTCTCAATCCCAAACCTTCCCGGAGGCCCCAAATGCTACAGGTGCTCAAGGCTTTAAGAACGGGCAAAATTACTGATGATGCTTTTCTTGAAATGACCAGAATTATTCAATCTTATCAAACTTTTTTAGGACCCATCAGTCCTCAATTTGATACCGGACAATTCTAG
- the LOC113760480 gene encoding probable LRR receptor-like serine/threonine-protein kinase At2g16250 isoform X1 — protein sequence MSRIYDNWERLVKATLRREDFRLSSMSTPSEVSLASSFSTSTFTSFDLRPSSFNFSGLLVGDSFKYHQILQATDNLSEANLIKHGHSGDLYYGVLEGGVQVVVKKINLPSAQRGSYYFISELEILHKISHPRMVPLLGYCSENMNNDFLVYEYMPNKDLSSYLRRETGDDHGQLASLDWITRLKIAIGAAEGLCYLHHDCDPPIVHRDFQASSILLDDNFEVRLGSLSEVCAAAETDPRETRFARFLRLPKAMRAGQSTSGASNATCADDVYCFGKLLLQLVTGKLRLNAATDFPDTIPPIGRPKNWKDLTLRIYDKELLRKAMDPSFIMAEDLFMEVWAVAIVARACLNPKPSRRPQMLQVLKALRTGKITDDAFLEMTRIIQSYQTFLGPISPQFDTGQF from the exons ATGTCTAGAATTTACGATAACTGGGAGAGGCTGGTCAAAGCCACCCTGCGGAGAGAGGATTTTCGGCTGAGCAGTATGAGTACGCCCAGTGAAGTCTCCTTGGCGTCCTCCTTCTCCACCTCCACCTTCACCTCTTTCGATCTCAGGCCTTCATCTTTCAACTTCTCCGGCTTGTTAGTGGGGGATTCATTCAAGTATCACCAAATTCTCCAAGCCACAGATAACTTGAGCGAAGCCAACCTAATCAAGCACGGCCACTCTGGGGATCTGTACTACGGAGTTTTAGAAGGCGGGGTTCAAGTGGTAGTCAAGAAAATTAATCTGCCGTCGGCCCAGAGAGGATCGTACTATTTCATATCAGAATTAGAGATTCTCCACAAGATTTCTCATCCTAGAATGGTCCCTTTGCTGGGGTACTGCTCGGAGAATATGAACAACGACTTCCTGGTTTACGAGTACATGCCTAACAAGGACTTGTCCAGTTATTTGCGTAGAGAGACTGGAGATGACCACGGCCAATTAGCATCCTTAGATTGGATAACAAGATTGAAGATTGCAATTGGAGCTGCTGAGGGTCTGTGTTACTTGCACCATGACTGTGATCCCCCGATTGTTCATAG AGATTTTCAAGCTAGCAGCatccttcttgatgataattttGAAGTGCGGCTCGGAAGTCTTAGTGAGGTTTGTGCAGCTGCGGAAACCGACCCCAGAGAGACGAGGTTTGCCAGGTTCCTACGGTTGCCAAA GGCCATGCGGGCTGGACAAAGCACTTCCG GTGCATCTAATGCCACGTGTGCGGACGATGTTTATTGTTTTGGTAAGCTTTTGCTTCAGCTGGTCACCGGCAAGCTCCGCTTGAATGCGGCCACCGATTTCCCGGACACCATCCCTCCAATTGGTCGACCCAAGAATTGGAAAGACTTGACATTGCGAATCTACGATAAGGAGCTTCTTCGCAAGGCTATGGACCCGTCTTTCATCATGGCAGAGGATCTCTTCATGGAAGTATGGGCGGTGGCTATAGTTGCCCGGGCCTGTCTCAATCCCAAACCTTCCCGGAGGCCCCAAATGCTACAGGTGCTCAAGGCTTTAAGAACGGGCAAAATTACTGATGATGCTTTTCTTGAAATGACCAGAATTATTCAATCTTATCAAACTTTTTTAGGACCCATCAGTCCTCAATTTGATACCGGACAATTCTAG